In the genome of Thermithiobacillus tepidarius DSM 3134, one region contains:
- the ubiV gene encoding ubiquinone anaerobic biosynthesis protein UbiV: MKLALGPVLYYWPRQRLLDFYEMIAAAPVDIVYLGEVVCSRRHELRLPDWLALAERLAAAGKAVVLSTQALIESESDLKVMRALADQERFTVEANDTGALRLLAGRPFVAGPHLNVYNPPTLAWLAGLGARRWVMPVEMGREALGHLQRQRPAMETEVFAYGRLPLAFSARCFTARHHNLSKDDCRFRCLEADDGLTLHTREGQGFLVLNGTQTQSAAVYNLIAAVDELRDLGVDVLRLSPQSRHTEHVIRLFREALDGRLAPVAAAQALAALMPDVPCDGYWHGGPGLVLAGHGGGR, encoded by the coding sequence ATGAAGCTGGCCCTGGGTCCTGTCCTGTATTACTGGCCGCGGCAGCGGCTCCTGGATTTCTACGAGATGATTGCCGCCGCGCCCGTGGACATCGTTTATCTCGGTGAAGTGGTCTGTTCCCGGCGCCACGAGCTGCGCCTGCCCGACTGGCTGGCGCTGGCGGAGCGGCTGGCCGCCGCCGGCAAGGCGGTGGTGCTGAGCACCCAGGCCCTGATCGAGTCCGAGTCCGACCTCAAGGTCATGCGGGCGCTGGCCGATCAGGAGCGCTTCACCGTCGAGGCCAACGACACGGGAGCGCTGCGCCTGCTGGCGGGCCGACCTTTCGTCGCCGGGCCCCATCTCAACGTCTACAATCCGCCCACCCTCGCCTGGCTGGCGGGGCTGGGGGCGCGCCGCTGGGTGATGCCGGTGGAAATGGGGCGTGAGGCCCTGGGCCATCTGCAGCGGCAGCGCCCGGCCATGGAGACGGAGGTCTTCGCCTACGGCCGCCTGCCGCTGGCCTTTTCGGCGCGTTGCTTCACCGCGCGCCACCACAATCTGAGCAAGGATGATTGCCGTTTCCGCTGCCTGGAGGCGGATGACGGGCTGACTCTGCACACCCGCGAGGGCCAGGGCTTCCTGGTGCTCAACGGCACCCAGACCCAATCCGCCGCGGTGTACAACCTCATCGCAGCGGTGGACGAGCTGCGCGATTTGGGTGTGGACGTGCTGCGGCTCAGCCCGCAGTCCCGGCACACGGAGCACGTCATTCGGCTTTTCCGCGAGGCCCTGGACGGCCGCCTGGCGCCGGTCGCGGCGGCGCAGGCGCTGGCGGCGCTAATGCCCGACGTGCCGTGCGACGGCTACTGGCACGGCGGGCCGGGCTTGGTGCTGGCCGGCCACGGGGGCGGACGATGA
- the ubiU gene encoding ubiquinone anaerobic biosynthesis protein UbiU: MPSDALLELVCPAGSLPALKAAVDNGADCVYLGFRDNTNARNFSGLNFDAAGAREGIRYARDRGARVFLALNTYPQAADWQQWHGAIDKAAALGVDAVILADPGLMRYAADNYPDLRLHLSVQGSATNHEAINFYHEQFGVCRAVLPRVLSLAQVEQVLRHSRVEIELFGFGSLCVMVEGRCALSSYVTGESPNTCGVCSPAKMVRWQHTARGLESRLNGVLIDRYAADENAGYPTLCKGRFQVNGETYYAIEEPTSLNTLALLPAMLRMGVAAIKIEGRQRSPAYVAQVARVWRVAIDACKRDPAGYAARPDWVRALDRVAEGQQHTLGAYHRPWK; the protein is encoded by the coding sequence GTGCCATCTGATGCCCTTCTGGAGCTGGTCTGCCCGGCGGGCAGCCTGCCCGCCCTCAAGGCCGCCGTGGACAACGGCGCCGACTGCGTGTATCTCGGCTTTCGCGACAACACCAACGCCCGCAACTTCAGCGGCCTGAACTTCGATGCGGCGGGCGCCCGCGAGGGCATCCGCTACGCCCGCGATCGCGGCGCCCGGGTGTTCCTGGCTCTGAACACCTACCCCCAGGCGGCGGACTGGCAGCAGTGGCATGGTGCCATCGACAAGGCGGCGGCGCTCGGCGTGGACGCCGTGATCCTGGCCGACCCGGGCCTGATGCGCTACGCCGCGGACAACTACCCGGATCTGCGCCTGCACCTGTCCGTGCAGGGTTCGGCCACCAATCACGAGGCGATCAACTTCTATCACGAGCAGTTCGGGGTGTGCCGGGCGGTGCTGCCGCGGGTGCTGTCCCTGGCCCAGGTCGAGCAGGTGCTGCGGCACAGCCGGGTGGAGATCGAGCTGTTCGGCTTCGGCAGCCTGTGCGTCATGGTGGAGGGGCGCTGCGCGCTGTCCTCCTACGTCACCGGCGAGTCGCCCAATACCTGCGGCGTCTGCTCGCCGGCCAAGATGGTGCGCTGGCAGCACACCGCCCGGGGCCTGGAGTCGCGCCTGAACGGCGTGCTCATCGACCGCTACGCGGCGGACGAGAACGCCGGCTACCCGACCCTGTGCAAGGGCCGCTTCCAGGTGAACGGCGAGACCTACTACGCCATCGAGGAGCCGACCAGCCTCAACACCCTGGCGCTGTTGCCGGCCATGCTGCGCATGGGCGTGGCCGCGATCAAGATCGAAGGGCGGCAGCGCAGCCCGGCCTACGTCGCCCAGGTGGCGCGGGTGTGGCGCGTGGCCATCGACGCGTGCAAGCGCGATCCCGCCGGCTATGCCGCGCGGCCGGACTGGGTCCGCGCGCTGGATCGCGTGGCCGAGGGGCAGCAGCACACCCTTGGCGCCTATCACCGTCCCTGGAAGTGA